One bacterium genomic window, GCACGACGGGCACATAGTATCGGAAGTCCCGGGAACGGCGACATTGCCCAGGTAGACATACCTGAGCTTTTTCTTTGCAATCTCATATCCCCGGAGGAGTGTTTCCACCGGTGTCGGAGGCTCGGAAAACCTGTAATGGGGAAAATACCGTGAAAAATGAAGCGGCATGGACTGGCTGACACCGGCTATCCAGTCGGTCAGCTTTTCAAAATCCTCGTCCGTATCGTTGTAATTGGTTACCACGAGATTTGTCACCTCGACATGACACTGTTTCGATGCTGTTTCCACGGTTCTCAGAACATCATCGAGCTTTCCGCCGCATACCTTCTTGTAAAATTCCGGCCTGATCGACTTGATGTCCACATTCATGGCATCGATAACGGGCAGCAGCTCACGGAGCGGTTCCTCGTTGACATACCCGTTGGTCACGAGAACGTTGACAAGCCCGCGCTTACGGACAAGCTTGCCCGCATCACGGATATACTCGAACCATATGAACGGCTCGG contains:
- the amrS gene encoding AmmeMemoRadiSam system radical SAM enzyme, with product MEASYYEKLDKNRVRCILCPNFCTITDGNTGICRIRANRGGTLVAEGYGRVVSLAVDPIEKKPLYHFHPSSVILSTGVNGCNFRCGFCQNSEISQEDVNSRYIEPDELARLASQNGSIGVAYTYTEPFIWFEYIRDAGKLVRKRGLVNVLVTNGYVNEEPLRELLPVIDAMNVDIKSIRPEFYKKVCGGKLDDVLRTVETASKQCHVEVTNLVVTNYNDTDEDFEKLTDWIAGVSQSMPLHFSRYFPHYRFSEPPTPVETLLRGYEIAKKKLRYVYLGNVAVPGTSDTMCPSCGSVLVRRSYYSVSAAGIRGGRCVSCGTAAEFTGI